Proteins encoded together in one Cicer arietinum cultivar CDC Frontier isolate Library 1 chromosome 4, Cicar.CDCFrontier_v2.0, whole genome shotgun sequence window:
- the LOC101508137 gene encoding transcription factor ABORTED MICROSPORES yields MNNSIGFNSMSNMQSNQVVCDENDGNNKTNNHFHPSDSLSLPPHDHISVMNFMQQFNYNYNYNQQNNRMRNDETFSEEYQGSFFHDHENSNNNLVKPNTEEEHEHKSLMTEEQYVFVNPLDSKKNQEEEEKDLMKHVVGRSDSMSDCSDQNEEEEDGKYRRRNGKGNQSKNLVAERKRRKKLNDRLYNLRSLVPRISKLDRASILGDAIEFVKDLQKQVKELQDDLEENSDTATESNCVINNQYVNGIQVEADNKNVRKAEHGYHVVGNGNEKQTQQMEAQVEVAQIDGNEYFVKVFCEHRAGGFVKLMEALNSLGMDVLHATVTSHKGLVSNVFKVEKKESEIVEAEDVRESLIELTRNR; encoded by the exons ATGAATAACTCAATTGGCTTCAATTCAATGAGCAACATGCAATCAAATCAAGTTGTATGTGATGAAAATGATGgaaacaataaaacaaacaatcattttcatccatcaGATAGTTTGAGTCTTCCACCTCATGATCACATATCTGTAATGAACTTCATGCAACAAttcaattacaattacaattacaatcaacAAAACAACAGAATGAGAAATGATGAAACCTTTTCAGAAGAATACCAAGGTTCATTCTTTCATGATCATGAAAACAGCAACAACAATCTTGTAAAACCCAATACAGAAGAGGAACATGAGCATAAAAGCTTGATGACAGAAGAGCAGTATGTGTTTGTGAATCCATTAGACTCAAAAAAgaatcaagaagaagaagagaaggaTTTGATGAAACATGTTGTTGGTAGATCAGATTCCATGTCAGATTGCAGTGATCAAAATGAAGAAGAGGAGGATGgaaaatataggagaagaaatGGGAAAGGAAACCAATCAAAGAACCTTGTAGcagagagaaagagaaggaaGAAACTGAATGATAGGTTATATAACCTTCGTTCATTGGTTCCAAGAATATCAAAGCTAGATAGAGCTTCGATTCTTGGTGATGCTATTGAGTTTGTGAAGGATTTGCAGAAACAAGTGAAAGAGCTACAAGATGATCTTGAAGAAAATTCAGACACAGCAACTGAAAGTAACTGTGTGATTAATAATCAATATGTGAATGGTATTCAAGTTGAAGCagataataaaaatgttagaaaAGCAGAACATGGTTATCATGTTGTTGGGAATGGTAATGAGAAGCAGACACAGCAGATGGAG GCACAAGTGGAAGTGGCTCAGATAGATGGGAATGAGTATTTTGTGAAGGTGTTCTGTGAGCATAGGGCTGGTGGGTTTGTGAAATTGATGGAAGCATTGAATAGTTTAGGCATGGATGTATTACATGCCACAGTGACCAGTCACAAGGGTCTTGTGTCAAATGTCTTTAAAGTAGAG AAAAAGGAGAGTGAGATAGTTGAGGCTGAAGATGTAAGAGAATCACTTATAGAGCTGACGAGGAATAGATAG